The Phormidium sp. PBR-2020 DNA segment GCTCTCGACGATGCTACATTCGATTGGGGTGGGGAATATGACTCCGTCTGGGGTGAAGATGGTTTGTGTGGATATCAACCCGGCGGTTGTTACTAAACTCAGCGATCGCGGTTCCGTGGAATCGACTGGGGTTGTAACGGATGTGGGCTTATTCCTGAGTCTGTTGGTGAAGCAGTTGGCCCAATTAACCAGTCCGTTAGTGAACGCCTAAGCCACCTGTCTCGATAACGGACCCAAGATAGTCTCTAAGTCTAAACTGGCGGCGACGGCTGCCAGTTTTTGGCTATCCCCACTATCCGACAGATGGGGGATGCAGCCTAACACCGGTAACTGGGTTAGAGATTCGATTAAATCCTGGGGAGTCCATTGGGCAATCTCTTCGGGGGAACGGGGTTCAACGCAATTGAGGACAATCCCTAACAGATGTACCTTCATCTGACGGGCCAGGGCTACATTGGCCACCGCTTGGGCGATCGCCCCCAGTTTCACGGGTACCACTAAGAGGGTAGGGAGTCGCCAATCCCGTGCCAAATCTGCCACCGTTAACTCCCAGGTGACGGGTGAGCCTAACCCCCCGAGAAACTCCACTAAGAGCAAATCGCGGCTGTTGCGTAATCCTTGCAGTTCCCGCCAGACTGGGGCTAAATCAATCTCACGTCCTTCTTGTTCCGCCGCCAGGGGAGGGGCCAGGGGAGCGTTGAAAAACTGAGGATTAAGGGATTGGGGGGATTGATTCAGCTCAAATCGCTCTTGAAACCACTCGCGATCGCCCACCCCCGACTGAATTGGCTTCATCAACCCCACGGATAGCTGGGGGAGATACTGCTGACAATAGGCCAATAGGGCCCCAGTGAGGATCGTTTTGCCCGTATCGGTATCGGTTCCGGCGATGGCCAAGGTTGTCATAGTGGTTGAGTTCTGAGTGATGCTTTAATGATGACTAAGGAGCTGCTTATAAAACGCCAACTGCTTCTGGGCGATCGCCCGATTGGTATAGTCCGCTAACGCCCGATGATAGCCCCGTTGAGCCAATTCCCCGGCGAACTCCGGATTTTCCATTAACTTTAGCAGACAATCCCGCAGGCCATCGGCATTCCCCTCGGGAAACACCAAGCCACTCTCGCCAATCACATGGGGAATTTCCCCCGAGTCGGAACCAATCACCGGAACTCGAC contains these protein-coding regions:
- the bioD gene encoding dethiobiotin synthase, whose protein sequence is MTTLAIAGTDTDTGKTILTGALLAYCQQYLPQLSVGLMKPIQSGVGDREWFQERFELNQSPQSLNPQFFNAPLAPPLAAEQEGREIDLAPVWRELQGLRNSRDLLLVEFLGGLGSPVTWELTVADLARDWRLPTLLVVPVKLGAIAQAVANVALARQMKVHLLGIVLNCVEPRSPEEIAQWTPQDLIESLTQLPVLGCIPHLSDSGDSQKLAAVAASLDLETILGPLSRQVA